The genomic window TGGCAATGCGGACACCCTGTTCGATGGCCGCGACCTGGCGCTCACGCTCACCGGCGACGGCCGGCTGCGCGAACTGCGCCGGGGCGTACGCGCTCGCCTGCAGTTCAGCGATGCCACCGTGCCCGACCTGAGCGCCTACAACCGCTATCTCGGCCAGGGCCAGCTGCGGCTGCTGGGCGGCAGTGGCCAGGTCAGCGGTGACGTGCACCTGGACACCCAGGGCCGGATCGGCAACGGCCGCGCGCGCCTGCGCATTCCACGCGCACGCCTGAGCATGGCCGGGCTGGAACTGCAGGGCGATGCCCGTGCCGACGCACGACTGCAGCGCGGCGATTTCGCAGCGCGCCGTTTCGATCTGGCCGGCAGCGTGGTGGAACTGCGCGACGTGGCGGTGAGCGGCCAGAAGCGGACGCAGCCGTGGTGGGGCCGGCTCAGCATCGCCCGCGGTGACATCGATGCGCAGTCGCCGTTCCAGGTTGACGGGCGCGCCGACCTCAGCCTGCGCGATGCCGGTCCCCTGCTCGCCGTCTTTGCCGAGCGCGGCGACTATCCGCGCTGGGCGCTGTCGCTGCTGGATTCAGGCCAGCTGGACGCGCATACCCGGTTGCGCTGGCGCCCCGGCCACCTGGTGCTGGATGGCCTGGAGGCAGAGAACGAGCGGCTTTCGCTGCGGGCGCGGCTGGACCTGATGGACAAGCACAAGCGCGGCGATCTGTACCTGCGCTGGGGCGTGCTCGGCGCGGGGATCGAACTGGACGACCAGCGTCGGCAGTGGCACCTGGCCGGTGCGCGCGAATGGTTCGACAGCCGGCCGGCGCTGTTGTCCGGCGCATCGGCGCAGGCCGTCGGCGGCAGCGCGGACTGAGCAGGCGTGCACGCCCGCGGCGCACACCGCCACGGGCCGCAGCGCATCGCCGCGAGCGGGTTACTGGGCGGTGACCGCCTGCAGGTGCCAGTGGCGCAACGCGCTGCCGCGGAAGGCCTGCTCGCCGCATCCGGTCGGACACCGCAGCACACGTGCCGCCGACGTACTGACCAGCCCTTCCCCCTCCTGCGCCTTGAAGATCGCCTCGCATGACAGGCAGCGCGCCACCAGCGCGTAGAGGTGCACGATGCGGCCACTGCAGGGGTCGTGCAGGGCATCGACGTCCAGCAGTTCGAACCGGGAACGAGGCGACCGCGTGGTCGTATCCGCGGAGGGAGAGGCCAGGGAAGGAGAAGCGGAAGGCTGCAGGTTCACGTTGCGCTGTCTATGTCGGGGACAGCGCTGGACTGTAGAGCGCGGGCTGTGCAGCGCATGTGCAATCCCGCGGTCAGTGCGCGCGGCCAGCGCCCCAGCGGTTGATCTGCGCACACTCCAGCACCGGCGGCGGATCGCTGGCCAGGGCCAGCGCGATCATCGCCCGTCCAATCGTCTCGTTGCTGGTGACCAGTGCGGGCAACGCCCGGCCAGCGAGTGACATCAGCGGCCCGCCGACGCGGTACAGCGGCTGCAGCAGCACGTGCCGGCTGCCGGTTCCCGCCACCGGCCGTACCCCCGCCGGCCGCAGCATCACGCTGCGAACGGGAAGCTGCACCAGCGCGGCCTCGACCTCGCCCTTGACCCGCAGCGGCATGATGCGGCTGCGCGGATCCGCATGTGCGCCGGAGACATACAGGAAGCGCCCCTGTGGGTTGTGCACGGCCCACGCCGCGGCCACGGCCACGGTGGCATCGACGGTCACCTGCCGATACAGGGCCTCGGCCGTGCCCAGCGGTGGAGCACCCGCGCAGTAGAAGCACGCGTCGAAGCCGGCCAGCTGCGTCGCCAACGTGGCAGCCTGGCGGAAGTCGGCCAGCACGAGCCGGTCGATACGCGCATCCAGCGCGCCGTCGCTGCGGACCAGCGCCACCGTGCGCGCGACGTGCGGCGAGGCCAGGCAGGCGCGGGCAACCCCCTGCCCGACCAGGCCGGTCGCGCCGGTCAGCAGGATCTTCAGTGGGGCGGAGTCAGCCATGCGCACACCTGCGGGGCAGCTAGAGTTTCACGAAACGCTGGATCCGGCGCGCCAGCCAGCCGCTGAACACCAGCGGTGCATCCAGCGCCGAAACGCAGATGCACGGCACGCCCGGCGCGGTCACCGGCTGATGCTCGACCGCTTCGTCCAGATCGGCCACGTCACCCGGCGCGAACAGTCCCAGCGCGTCATTGTAGGCACCGCGCAGGATCTGCGTCAGTTCGCTGCGGCCATGGCTGTGCATCGGCAGGCACTTGCCCGGTGCGATCCGCAGCATGATCAGCGACTCCATCTGTTCGGCGCGGATGCAGTGCACCCCCGGCGCGATCCAGCGCCAGCGCAGGCGGCGCAGCGAGTCGCCGAAGAACGGGTGCAGCGCGGCCGGCAGCGCATCGGGGTCGGCACCCGGCCGCTCCGCGACGCGCGGCTGAGGAGCGGGCGGCCGGACGCCATCCGGCTGATCATCCAGCTGCGCCAGCATGGCCTGCCTGAGCGTGGCCTGGCGTGCCTCTGCAGCCGCAGGTTGGGTCTGCTCCAGCAGCACCGAACCGATCGCCTCGGCATCGCGCAGGCGCTGCCGGCAGTGCGCGCACTGTTCCAGATGGGTGCCGGCGACAATGCTCAACGGCTCCGGCAACGCACCGGCGGCGTAGCTCAGCAGGGTCGATTCGTGCAGGTGATGGTGCGGATTCACGACGCGCCCCCCACCCTGCTCTGCAGCTGCAGGAACGCGCGCCGCAGGTGCGACTTGACCGTACCCAGTGGCATGCCCAGCGCCTGGGCGATCTCACTGTGGCTCTTGGCCTCGAAATAGGACATGCGGACCAGCCGGGCCTGGGTGGCCGGCAGTTCGTTGATGCGCTGCCGCAGCCGCGCATGGTCGGCGAACTGTTCGGCGCTGCTGCGTTCGCTGGCATCGCCCGCCGCGGCCGTCTCCACCGCATCCTGTACCAGCATCCAGCTGCGCTCGCGGCGCACGCGGTCGATATGCAGGTTGCGGCCGATGCGGAACAGCCAGGTGCTCAGCGCGCCCTGCGCCGGATCGAACTCGGCCGCGCGCAGCCACAGGCGCAGCAGGCATTCCTGCGCCAGCTCCTCGGCCACCGCCTCCGGCGCCCCCAGGCCACGCAGGTAAAGGCACAGGCGCGGCATGAAGTGGTCGTAGATGCGCATGAAGCAGTCACGGTCGCGCAGCCGCGCGACGCCGTCCATGTCACCGGTCCAGTTCAACGGCTCATTGTTGGGCTGCTGTGAGCTGGACACGATCCGCGTGGCGTCGAGGGAGTGGAAGGGGCTGGCGGGGGGACGGTACATCGACGCTGGCGGCCGTGGAGTGAAGAGGAGTCCTGCTCTGTACGCAGCAGGGCGCCGGTTGGATGCACGGCCCGGCCTGCATCCAGCAGTGCCTCCTGTACGTACAGCCAGACATCCCGCCGATGGAGGCTTCCGATGCGCCTGGTCTGGCTGATGCTGTGCATTCCCTGCACCTGTGCCGCAGCCCCGCTGCTGCGTTCGGAGGGCGTGGCCACCACCGCCGACGGGCGCCTGGCGTACCGCGAGGTGCATTGGCAGCAGGGTGCCGCCGATGGCGGCGCACGCTGGGTGGAGTACCGCTGTCCCGGCGGGCAGCCGTTCGCGCGCAAGCAGATGCCGGCCACCGCGCGTGCGCAGGCCCGCGGTTACCGCCTGCAGGACGCGCGCAGCGGCCAGAGCGCGAACGTGCAGGTGGGGCCGGCGTCGGTACAGGTCGAATGGCAGGAAACGGCCAGCGCGCCGCTGCGCAGGCAGCGCCTGCCACTGCCGCAGGATGCGGTGGTCGACGCCGGCTTCGATGCCGCGGTGCGCGCGCACTGGGCGGCGCTGTTGGGCGGAACCCCGCTCAGCCTGCCGTTCCTGGTCCCCGCCCGCCAGCGCTACTACCCGGTGCAGGTCCGCTATCGCGGCCCGGTGCGCTGGCAGGGCCAGGCCGCGCATGCCATCGATGTGCGGCTGGATACCTGGTTCGGCGCCGTGGCACCGCGGCTGGCGCTGGTCTATGCGGACCGTGACCAGCGCCTGCTGGAATTCCATGGCACCAGCAACCTGCGCGATGCGCGCGGCGACTACCCGCTGGTCACCGTGCGCTTTGCCGATGCCGCCAGCGCGGCGTCCGAGGCGTCCTGGCGCGATGCGCAGCAGCAACCGCTGGTCCGCGCGTGCGAAGTGACGCCCGAGTGAAGACGGTGCCGCTGCGTTGTCGTCGCGCAGCGACTGCATCCAATCCGCGCTGCGCTGCGTAGAGGGGGCAATCGACATCACGGGTTTCCGGCCATGGCCTCCGCAGCGCCTCCGCTTCGCCGCCGTTCCTCCCCGCTGCGCACCGTGCTGCGCTGGTTCGATACCAGCGCAGCGCGTGAGGCGGACGGCGACGACAGCCGCGCTGCGCGCATCGACTGGCTGCGCGCCCTGCCCTTCGTCGGCCTGCATGTGGCGTGCGTTGCGGTGATCTGGGTGGGCGTGTCCTGGATTGCGGTGGCGGTGGCCGCGTTCCTGTATGCGGTCAGGATGTTCGCCATCACAGCGTTCTATCACCGCTACTTTTCGCACCGTACCTTCGAGGCCTCGCGCCCGGTGCAGTTCGTGTTTGCCGTCATCGGCGCGGCCAGTGTGCAGCGCGGGCCGCTGTGGTGGGCAGCGCATCACCGCCACCACCATCGCCATGCCGATCAGGCCGAAGACCCGCACTCTCCCCGCGCGGGGGGCTTCTGGCGCAGCCACATGGGCTGGTTCCTGACCCGCGGCGCGTTCGCCACCGACCTGCGGCGCATTCCCGACCTTGCGCGCTACCCGGAGCTGCGCTGGCTGGACCGGTTCGACACCGCGGTGCCGGTGCTGCTGGCCGCCGCGTTGTATGGACTGGGCGCGACGCTGGAGCGCCTCGCACCGGGGCTGCACACGTCCGGCCCGCAACTGCTGGTCTGGGGCTTCTTCATCTCCACCGTCGTGCTGTTCCATGCCACGGTCACCATCAATTCGCTGGCACACCGTTTCGGGCGCCGCCGCTTCGATACCCGCGATGACAGCCGCAACAACCTGTGGCTGGCGCTGCTGACCTTCGGCGAGGGCTGGCACAACAACCACCACTTCTTCCCCGGCACCGTGCGCCAGGGCTTCCGCTGGTGGGAAATCGACCTGACCTGGTACGGCCTGCGCGCCATGGCGGCGTTGGGCCTGGTGAGCGGACTCAAGCCGATCCCTGCCTGGGTGCTGGCCAAGGCGAGGTACTGAGATGCGCATCGCGGTCATCGGTTCCGGTATCGCCGGCCTGGCCACGGCCTGGGGGCTGGATGCCGAGCACGAGGTCACCCTGTTCGAGGCCGCCGACCATCTGGGCGGCCATACCCACACCCACCAGGTACGGGTCGATGGCCACCCGATGGCCGTCGATACCGGCTTCATCGTGTTCAATCCGCAGCACTATCCGCTGCTGACCGCCCTGTTCGAGCAGCTGCAGGTGGCGTCACAGCCGACCACCATGAGCTTTTCCATGCACAGCGAACGCAGTGGCGTGGAGTACAACGCCACCTCGCTCGACGGCCTGTTCTGCCAGCGCCGCAACCTGCTCTCGCCGCGCTTCTGGGGAATGCTGGCCGATCTGCGCCGCTTCTATCGGCATGCACCGGCGCTGCTGGACGAGCGTGACGGGCCGACGCTGGGCGCGTACCTGCAGCGCGAGCGCTATGGCCGCGCGTTCATCGACGAACACCTGCTGCCGATGGCCTCGGCGCTATGGTCGTCGCCCACCGCCTCGCTGCTCGACTTCCCCGCGCGCTACCTGGTGCAGTTCATGGCCAACCACCAGATGCTGCAGATCAGCGGACGGCCGCAGTGGCGGGTGGTGACGGGCGGCTCGGCCCGTTACGTGGACGCGCTGCGCGCACGCTGGCGGGTGCGTGAACGGCTGGAATGCCCGGTGCATGCAGTCGAGCGCCTGCCGTGGGGCATCCGGGTCCACAGTGCCGCCGGCATCGAAGGCTTCGATGAAGTGGTGCTGGCCTGCCACAGCGACCAGGCGCTGGCGCTGCTCGATGACCCCAGTGCCAACGAACGCGAGGTGCTGGGTGCGATCCGCTACCAGCCCAACGAGGTCGTCCTGCACACCGACGCTGCACTGCTGCCGCGCAACCGCAAGGCCTGGGCGGCGTGGAATGCACACGTGCCGCGCGACCCTGCCGCGCCCTGCACGGTCAGCTACTGCATGAACCTGCTGCAGGGCCTGCCCGGCACGACGCCGGTGGTGGTCACGCTGAACCGCAGCGAGGCGATCGATCCGGCGTTGGTCCTGCGCCGCCTGCAGTATGCGCATCCGGTGCATGACCACGCCGCCGTGCGCGCGCAGCAGCGCTGGGCCGAGGTGCAGGGCCACCGCCACACCTGGTTTGCCGGCGCCTACTGGGGCTGGGGCTTCCATGAGGACGGCATGCGCAGTGCGCAGCGTGTGGTGGATGCACTTGGCCGGCGCGTTGCCGAACAGCGGAGAACGCTGACGCTGGAGATGCCGGCATGAGCGCCAGCGCGATCTACACCGGCCATGTCGAGCATCGCCGCCATCATCCGCAACCCCATCGGTTCCGCTACCCCATTGCCCAGCTGCTGCTGGACCTCGATGAACTGGACCAGGTGTTCAGCGGACGCTGGCTGTGGTCGGTTGGCCGCCGCAACCTGGCCGAGTTCCGCCGCAGCGACTATCTGGGCGACCCCGCCGTGCCGCTGGCCGATGCGGTCCGCGCCCGCGCCGCAACCCGGCTTGGCCGCCTGCCGGCCGGGCCGGTGCGCGTGCTGACCCATCTGCGCATGGGCGGCCATGTGTTCAATCCGGTCAGCTTCTACTACTGCTACCAGGCGGACGGCAGCACCCTGGACTGCATCGTCGCCGAGATCACCAACACGCCCTGGAAGGAACGGCATGCCTATGTGCTGCCGGTGGCCGAGGCGTTGCCACAGGGCCGCGCACTGCGCTGGCAGTTCGACAAACGCTTCCACGTCTCGCCGTTCATGCCGATGGATTGCGCCTATGACTGGCGCTTCACTGCGCCCGCTGACGATCTGCGCGTGCACATGCAGGTCTGGCGCGATGGCAGGCGCCAGTTCGACGCGACCCAGTGCATGCAGCGCCGGGCCCTGGACGCGCGCGGCCTGGCCCACGTGCTGGCGGCCTATCCGCTGATGACCCTGCAGGTGGTCGCCGCCATCCACTGGCAGGCGCTGCGCCTGTGGATCAAGCGCACCCCGGTCCACGACCACCCCTCCCCAGCCGAGAAATCACGATGAACCCGATCACCCGCGCGGTCCCCCTGCCCCGCCCCACCAGCCTGGATGCGTTCCTGCGCGGACGCCTGCTGGCCCAGCTGGCGCCGCTGCGCGGTGGTCGCCTGTGCGTGCGTGATGCGTGCGGCGAGGTGCTGCTCGGTGATGCCGCCGCGGACCTGCAGGCAACCGTGACCATCGACGACCCGGCCTTCTATCGCAAGGTGGCCGCGCAGGGCAGCGTGGGGGCCGGCGAAAGCTACATCCACGGTGACTGGCAGTGCGACGACCTGGTGGCGCTGGTGCGGCTGCTGGTGCGCAACCGCGACCTGCTGGACGGCATGGAGGGTGGACCGGCCCGCGCCGCAGGCTGGCTGCTGCGCGGCTGGAACCGCCTGCGGCGCAACAGCCGCGAAGGCAGCCGCCGCAACATCGCCGCACATTACGACCTCGGCAACGATTTCTTCGCGTTGTTCCTGTCACCGGACCTGATGTACTCCTCGGCGTTGTTCGCTGCCGCCGACGAACCGCTGGAGGCCGCGTCGCGGCGCAAGCTCGAACGCATCTGCCAGCAGCTGCAGCTGCAGCCCGGCGATCGCGTGGTGGAGATCGGCACCGGCTGGGGCGGCTTCGCCCTGCACGCAGCGCAGCACCATGGCTGCCACGTCACCACCACCACCCTCTCCGCCGAGCAGCATGCCCTGGCCAGCCAGCGCGTGCGCGACGCCGGGCTGCAGGATCGGGTCACCGTGCTGATGCAGGACTACCGTGACCTGCAGGGCCAGTTCGACAAACTGGTCTCCATCGAGATGATCGAGGCCATTGGCGCCGAGTACCTGGACACCTACATGGCCACGCTGCAGCGCCTGCTTGCACCCGATGGCCTGGCCCTGCTGCAGGCCATCACCATTGAAGACCATCGCTACGAACAGGCGCGGCGCAGTGTGGACTACATCAAGCGCTTCGTGTTTCCCGGCAGCTTCATCCCCTCGCTCACGGCGATCCTGTCGGCCAAGACCCGCGCCAGCGACCTGCAGCTGCTGGCCCAGCACGACTTCGGCGCGTCCTATGCGCTGACCCTGCACGCCTGGCGCCAGCGCTTCCTGGCGCAGCTGCCTGCGGTGCGTGCGCAGGGCTTCGACGATCGTTTCTGCCGGCTGTGGGAGTTCTATCTGGCGTACTGCGAGGGCGGCTTCCTGGAGCGTTCCATCGGCGTGTCGCACCTGCTGCTGGCGCGCCCGGGCTACCGGCCCGGCCTCGCCGACGCGCGGACGCACTGACATGGGGAACCGGCCGACACGCGCTGCCTGGGTCAACCTGCTCGGCAACCAGCTGGTCTGGCTGTGCGCGGTGGCCGGTGCGGGGCGCGGCTGGCAATGGCCGGCGCTGCTGGCGGCCACCGCGTTCGTGGGCAGTCAGCTGCGGGCGTCGGCGCATCCCGGCCTGGATCTGCGCCTGGTGCTGCTGGCCCTGGCCTGCGCGTGGCTGGTCGATGGCGGTGCCGCGGCCACGGGCACGGTGCGCTATGCGGCCTCGCCGTGGGCAGGGGCGCCGCCGCTGTGGATCTTTGCACTGTGGGCGGCGTTTGCGATGACGCTGACCCATTCGATGCAGTTCCTGCAGCGCCATCGCGTGCTGCCACTGGCCATGGCCCTGCTGGCGCCGCTGGCCTACCTTTCCGCCGCACGCGGCTTCCAGGCGGTGCACTTCCCGCCACCGGCCTGGCACGGCCTGGCCGTGCTCGCGGCGGGCTGGTGCCTGGCCCTGCCGCTGCTGGTCGGGCTGGCCCGGCGCGGTGACCTGTCCCGGCGCGATCGCGCCCCTGATGGAGCCGTCCGATGAGCCACCTCGGCTGGGTCGTGCTGTATGCCGTACTGATCATGACGTGGGGCTGGGCCTGGCAGCGCCGGCACCAGAACATCGGCATCGTCGATGTGCTGTGGGCCAAGGGCGTGGCTGCCGGCGCACTGCTGCTGGCCTGGCTCGGCGACGGTGACGCCGGGCCGCGCATCGCATTGGCGGTGCTGGGCGGGCTGTGGGGCAGCCGCCTGGCGCTGCATCTGTGGCGGCGCGTGCGCAGCGAAGCCGAGGACGGCCGCTACCGCTACCTGCGCGAGTACTGGCACGGCCACCAGGGCCGGATCTTCGGCTTCTTCATGGCCCAGGCCGCGCTGGTGGCGCTGTTCGCACTGCCGTTCGTGGCGGTGGCCAGCACGCCGCAGCGCGCATCCCCGGCATGGACGATCGCGGCGGTGGCGGTATGGCTGCTGAGCGTGGGCGGAGAAAGCCTGGCCGACCGCCAGCTGGCCCGCTTCCGCGCCGACCCGGGCAACCGTGGGCGGACCTGCCGCCAGGGCCTGTGGCGCTACTCGCGCCATCCGAACTACTTCTTCGAGTGGCTGCACTGGTTCACCTACGTGCTGCTGGCCGTCGGTTCACCGCTGTGGGCGCTGGCCTGGGCCGGCCCGCTGCTGATGTACGTGTTCCTGCGCTACCTCAGCGGCATTCCCTTCACCGAAAAGCAGGCCCTGCGCAGCCGCGGCGACGACTACCGCGACTACCAGCGCACCACGCCGATGTTCTTTCCCTGGTTTCCACGGGCTTCGAAGGAGCCGTCCTCATGACCACCGCCACCACCCCGCTCCCCGCTGCCACGCCCGAGCTCGGCCTGACCGGCTGGGCCGAGCGCGGCTGGCTGCCCGACGCCGTCCTGCGCGCTGGCATCCGCCGGCTGTGCGCGCAGCGCCTGCGGGAGGAATCCGCCGGTGGCCTGCAGGCCCAGTCGCAGCGCTTCGCGCAGCGCCTGGCCGAGCTGGCCGACAGTCCGCTGGCGCTGCACGTGGACGCCGCCAACCAGCAGCACTATGAGGTCCCGGCCGACTTCTTCCAGGCCTGCCTGGGGCACCGCCTGAAGTACAGCAGCTGCTACTACCGCACCGGTCACGAAACGCTGGACCAGGCCGAGGACGCAATGCTCGCGCTGTACGCGCAGCGTGCCGGCCTGGCCGACGGCCAGCAGATCCTGGAACTGGGCTGCGGCTGGGGATCACTGACCCTGTGGATGGCCGAACGCTTTCCGGCGGCGCGCATCACGGCGGTATCCAACTCACACAGCCAGCGCGGGTACATCCTGGGCCAGTGCCAGCAGCGCGGGCTGCGCAACGTGGAGGTCCTCACCCGCGACGTCAACCTGCTGGCATTGCCTGCGGCCGGCTTCGACCGCTGCGTATCGGTGGAGATGTTCGAGCACGTGCGCAACTACCGGCAACTGCTGGCCCGCATCGCCGGTTGGCTGAAGCCGGAGGGTGCACTGTTCGTGCACATCTTCGCGCATCGCACGCTGATGTATCCGTTCGAAACCGAGGGCGATGACAACTGGATGGGCCGGCACTTCTTCACCGGTGGCCTGATGCCGGCCGCCGACACGCTGCTGCATTTCCAGCACGATCTGCGGCTGCAGGAGCGTTGGCTGCTGGATGGCACCCATTACCAGCGCACCGCCAACCACTGGCTGGCCAACCAGGATGCCGCGCGCGAGCGCCTGCTGCCGGTACTGGCAGGCACCTATGGCGGCGATGCCGCCGCCCGCCTGTGGTGGCAGCGCTGGCGCATGTTCTGGATGGCCTGCGCCGAGCTGTTCGGCTATGACAATGGCCAGCAATGGCTGGTCGCCCACTACCTGTTCCGCCCGCGCTGAAGGAGCCCCGCCATGCGCCCGCTTTCCCTCATTCCGCTGCTGGCGGTCGCCCTGGCCGGCGCTGGTTGCAGCAGCCATGACACCCGCCCGCTGCCGCAGCCGCCGAAGGTGGACGTGCCGCGCTTCATGGGCGACTGGTATGTCATCGCGCACATTCCGTCCTGGCCCGAGCGCGAGGCCTTCGATGCGGTGGAAAGCTACGCCCTGCGCAGCGATGGCCGCATCCAGACCACCTTCACCTACCGCAAGGGCAGCTTCCAGGCGCCGCAGACATCGATGCACCCGATCGGCCGCGTACAGGATCACGGCAATGGTGCGGTCTGGGGCATGCAGTTCATCTGGCCGATCCAGGCCGAGTACATCATCGCCTGGCTCGACGAGGGCTACACCCAGACCATCGTGGCCCGCAGCAAGCGCGATTACGTGTGGTATATGGCGCGCACGCCGCAGGTGAGCGATGCCGACTACCAGCAGGCAGTGGCGCGCATCGCGGCGATGGGCTACGACACCCGCACCCTGCGCCGGGTGCCGCAATCGGTGCGTTCGGAGTGATGCGGGTGGCGTTGCATCAGGTGCGCATGCCTCGATGAGCGCGGCTCCCGGCAGCGAGCAGGCACGCTCGTGGAGCACGCAGCGTCCGCGTGGCGTCGTGCCCGTCTTCCGGGCTGAGACCCCACATGAATGGGCCCGGGCGCGGCGTCTAGCCGGGCCCGGCCTGCCTCCTCTATAGTCAGCCGGGCACGACAGGCACGGTGCCTGTCCGGCAACTACAGGGAGCAGGTCATGGGTCTGGTACAAGCGGTGAAGGGTGCAGTCGGCGGTGTACTGGCCGACCAGTGGAAGGACTTCTACACCGTGCCGACCGGTCTGCCATCGACGGCGGCGCTGTTTGCAGCGGTGCCGCGCGGCACCAATGCCGGGCGCGGCTCCAACACCAGCGGCTCGTCCAACGTCATCAGCAACGGCTCGAAGATCGTGGTGCCCGAAGGCTACGGCCTGCTGCTGTTCCAGGACGGCGCGATCACCGCCTTCGTCGCCGAACCCGGCGGCTACGAGTGGCGCTCGGATGATCTGAATTCGCAGTCGATCTTCGCCGGTGACGGCCTGGTCAGCACCTTCATCAAGCAGAGCTGGGAACGCTTCAAGTTCGGCGGCCAGCCGGGCTCGCAGCAGGCAGCGTATTTCGTCTCGCTGAAGGAGCTTCCGGACAACCGTTTCGGCACCCAGTCGGAAATCTACTGGGATGATGGCTTCCTCAATACCCAGGTGGGTGCAGTCACCCGCGGTTCGTACACGCTGAAGATCATCGACCCGATCCTGTTCGTGAAGAACTTCGTGCCGGCCAGCTATCTGCAGCCGGGCCAGGTGTTCGACTTTACCGATCTGGACAACGCCGCCGCCAGCCAGCTGTTCAATGAAGTGGTGGGTTCGCTGGCGCCGGCCTTCAGCCTGTATACCAACGATCCGGGCAAGGGCAACCGCATCACCAAGCTGCAGCAGGATTCGCTGGGCTTCGCGCAGAGCCTGTCGGCCGCCGTCGAACAGGGTTACCAGTGGAAGTCCGATCGCGGCCTGGCCATCGTCAAGACCGCCATCGTTTCCATCGAGTACGACGCCAACACCCGTGAACTGCTGAAGACCGTGCAGCGCGCCGATGCGCTGTCCGGTTCGCGCGGCAACTCGAACCTGCAGGCCAGCGTTGCCCAGGGCATCCAGTCCGCCGGCGAGACCGGAGGTGCGGCCGGCCTGGTCGGCGTGGGCATGGCCTCGGGCATGTTCGGCGCCGGCAGCCTGCAGCAACCGGCCACGCCGGCCGCACCGGCCGCTGACGATCCGGTGGCCAAGCTGAAGAAGGCCAAGGAAATGCTGGACCTGGGCCTGATCACCCAGAGCGACTACGACGCGCTGAAAGCCAAGGCGCTGGGGCTGTAACACGACGCAGGACGCGCATCGACCATGTCCGATCCACGAAACACGCCCCCGCCGCTGCCGCAACCGGCATCCACGCTGCCACCGCCCTTGCCGGCGGCGGCGCTGGATGGCCCGGGGTCGCCGCAGGATGTCCCGCCCCTGCCCGGCAGCTTTCCGCTGGACACCGCGCAGCTGCCCGACGCGATCCGCAAGGAGGTCGAGGCCCCGGACCCGCTCGCCATCGATACTTCGGCGGCCGAGCTGAAGGATGGCCTGAACCGCTGCCCGAAGTGCGGCGCCACCGACATCCGGCCCAGGCTGGGTACCGACATCCTGGTCTGCCTGTATTGCCGCCACCAATGGCATGGCGCACGGGTGGAGGAGGAATTCGGCCTCGGCGAAGCCATCGGCCAGCTGCGCGGCACGGTCATCGCCTCCGGTGCGCGCGACATCGATGCCGATACCTCGGCGTTGATGACGTTCAAGTGCACCGGCTGCGGCGCCGAGGTCACGGTCAACACCGAAAGCACGATGACCGCACGCTGCCACTGGTGCCGTCACGTATTCGGTGTCAACGAACAGGTTGCCAACGGTGCGGTGCCCGATGCGGTGCTGCCGTTCCATATCGGCAAGGATGATGCGGTCGCGCGCATTCGCCAGTTCGTCGACAAGCGCCGCCTGTTCGCGCTGAAGGCGTTCAAGGACCAGTTCACCCCGGAAAACGTGGTGGGCGTGTACCTGCCCTACATGATCGTCGACGGCAGTGTCAGCGCTGCCGTGGCCGGCAAGGGCGAGATC from Stenotrophomonas sp. 704A1 includes these protein-coding regions:
- a CDS encoding NAD(P)H-binding protein encodes the protein MADSAPLKILLTGATGLVGQGVARACLASPHVARTVALVRSDGALDARIDRLVLADFRQAATLATQLAGFDACFYCAGAPPLGTAEALYRQVTVDATVAVAAAWAVHNPQGRFLYVSGAHADPRSRIMPLRVKGEVEAALVQLPVRSVMLRPAGVRPVAGTGSRHVLLQPLYRVGGPLMSLAGRALPALVTSNETIGRAMIALALASDPPPVLECAQINRWGAGRAH
- a CDS encoding ChrR family anti-sigma-E factor, which produces MNPHHHLHESTLLSYAAGALPEPLSIVAGTHLEQCAHCRQRLRDAEAIGSVLLEQTQPAAAEARQATLRQAMLAQLDDQPDGVRPPAPQPRVAERPGADPDALPAALHPFFGDSLRRLRWRWIAPGVHCIRAEQMESLIMLRIAPGKCLPMHSHGRSELTQILRGAYNDALGLFAPGDVADLDEAVEHQPVTAPGVPCICVSALDAPLVFSGWLARRIQRFVKL
- a CDS encoding sigma-70 family RNA polymerase sigma factor, whose amino-acid sequence is MYRPPASPFHSLDATRIVSSSQQPNNEPLNWTGDMDGVARLRDRDCFMRIYDHFMPRLCLYLRGLGAPEAVAEELAQECLLRLWLRAAEFDPAQGALSTWLFRIGRNLHIDRVRRERSWMLVQDAVETAAAGDASERSSAEQFADHARLRQRINELPATQARLVRMSYFEAKSHSEIAQALGMPLGTVKSHLRRAFLQLQSRVGGAS
- a CDS encoding acyl-CoA desaturase, with the protein product MASAAPPLRRRSSPLRTVLRWFDTSAAREADGDDSRAARIDWLRALPFVGLHVACVAVIWVGVSWIAVAVAAFLYAVRMFAITAFYHRYFSHRTFEASRPVQFVFAVIGAASVQRGPLWWAAHHRHHHRHADQAEDPHSPRAGGFWRSHMGWFLTRGAFATDLRRIPDLARYPELRWLDRFDTAVPVLLAAALYGLGATLERLAPGLHTSGPQLLVWGFFISTVVLFHATVTINSLAHRFGRRRFDTRDDSRNNLWLALLTFGEGWHNNHHFFPGTVRQGFRWWEIDLTWYGLRAMAALGLVSGLKPIPAWVLAKARY
- a CDS encoding NAD(P)/FAD-dependent oxidoreductase; the protein is MRIAVIGSGIAGLATAWGLDAEHEVTLFEAADHLGGHTHTHQVRVDGHPMAVDTGFIVFNPQHYPLLTALFEQLQVASQPTTMSFSMHSERSGVEYNATSLDGLFCQRRNLLSPRFWGMLADLRRFYRHAPALLDERDGPTLGAYLQRERYGRAFIDEHLLPMASALWSSPTASLLDFPARYLVQFMANHQMLQISGRPQWRVVTGGSARYVDALRARWRVRERLECPVHAVERLPWGIRVHSAAGIEGFDEVVLACHSDQALALLDDPSANEREVLGAIRYQPNEVVLHTDAALLPRNRKAWAAWNAHVPRDPAAPCTVSYCMNLLQGLPGTTPVVVTLNRSEAIDPALVLRRLQYAHPVHDHAAVRAQQRWAEVQGHRHTWFAGAYWGWGFHEDGMRSAQRVVDALGRRVAEQRRTLTLEMPA
- a CDS encoding DUF1365 domain-containing protein, whose amino-acid sequence is MSASAIYTGHVEHRRHHPQPHRFRYPIAQLLLDLDELDQVFSGRWLWSVGRRNLAEFRRSDYLGDPAVPLADAVRARAATRLGRLPAGPVRVLTHLRMGGHVFNPVSFYYCYQADGSTLDCIVAEITNTPWKERHAYVLPVAEALPQGRALRWQFDKRFHVSPFMPMDCAYDWRFTAPADDLRVHMQVWRDGRRQFDATQCMQRRALDARGLAHVLAAYPLMTLQVVAAIHWQALRLWIKRTPVHDHPSPAEKSR